From Mycolicibacterium cosmeticum, a single genomic window includes:
- a CDS encoding NmrA family NAD(P)-binding protein → MTTVLVTTAGGDTGRPLVEHALGKGLRVRALVRTDDARADRLRDSGAEVVVGDLLSLRDVRAALDGVQRAYFNFPVGEGLVEAAVMFAQAGKEQGLEAVVNMSQIQSRPAARSKATQNHWLSEQVFAWSGIPATTLRVTFFMEWLTYIAGLIRHGRYVMPFDPDSRFAPITARDIASTAATILAEPQRHAGRTYTLTGPVEYSHRELSALVGHLLSKDLAFEQVSATTFVELLGIPGDAAKSGHFQAVLIDLREGRLAGVSDAAATITGHRLTTIEEFVAQNRPLFA, encoded by the coding sequence GTGACGACGGTCCTCGTGACCACAGCGGGCGGCGACACCGGCCGCCCGCTGGTGGAGCACGCACTCGGGAAGGGATTGCGGGTCAGGGCCCTGGTCCGCACCGACGACGCGCGCGCCGACCGGCTCCGCGACAGCGGCGCCGAAGTCGTCGTCGGTGACCTGCTCAGCCTGCGCGATGTGCGCGCCGCACTCGACGGAGTGCAACGCGCCTACTTCAACTTCCCGGTGGGCGAAGGCCTGGTCGAAGCTGCCGTCATGTTCGCACAGGCCGGCAAGGAACAGGGCCTGGAAGCGGTGGTCAACATGTCGCAGATCCAGTCGCGCCCGGCAGCACGCAGCAAGGCCACCCAGAACCACTGGCTTTCCGAGCAGGTCTTCGCGTGGTCGGGGATCCCGGCCACCACCCTGCGCGTCACGTTCTTCATGGAATGGCTGACCTACATCGCCGGGCTGATCCGGCATGGCCGCTACGTCATGCCGTTCGACCCGGACAGCCGGTTCGCGCCCATCACTGCCCGGGACATCGCCTCGACGGCCGCCACCATCCTGGCCGAGCCGCAGCGGCACGCCGGCCGCACCTACACGCTGACCGGGCCGGTCGAATACAGCCACCGCGAGCTGTCCGCACTCGTCGGCCACCTGCTGTCGAAGGACCTCGCCTTCGAACAGGTCAGCGCCACAACGTTTGTGGAGCTCCTCGGGATACCGGGCGACGCCGCCAAATCGGGCCACTTCCAGGCGGTGCTGATCGACCTGCGCGAGGGCCGCCTGGCCGGGGTCAGCGATGCGGCCGCCACCATCACCGGGCACCGCCTCACCACGATCGAGGAGTTCGTCGCACAGAACCGCCCATTGTTCGCGTGA
- a CDS encoding thiolase family protein yields the protein MSGYSGRDAVIVGAVRTPIGKGKANGALHDVLPADLLAHSLRELTARTGVDPALVDDVIAGAVTQVGDQAVNIARNALLGAGFPETVPGTTVDRQCGSSQQAVSFAAQGVLAGAYDIVIAAGVESMSRVPMGTSVLPGSDPFGRDMAARYPEGLVPQGISAELIAARWKLSRAQLDEFSAASHEKAAAATKAGLFDNELAPIAGLSTDEIIRPGTTVETLAGLRPAFYNEAYAARFPQINWEITPGNSSPLSDGSAAVMITSGATATRLGLRPLARIHTTTVVGSDPLYMLTGVIPATEKVLARAGLTLADIDLFEVNEAFAPVVLSWAADTGADLTKVNVNGGAIAIGHPLGASGARIMTTLVNALEQRGGRYGLQTMCEGGGMANATIIERL from the coding sequence ATGTCCGGATACTCAGGTCGTGACGCGGTCATCGTCGGTGCGGTGCGCACCCCGATCGGCAAGGGCAAGGCCAACGGTGCGTTGCACGACGTCCTGCCCGCCGACCTGCTGGCGCACAGCCTGCGGGAGCTGACCGCACGCACCGGTGTCGATCCCGCCCTCGTCGACGACGTGATCGCCGGCGCCGTCACCCAGGTCGGTGACCAGGCCGTGAACATCGCCCGCAACGCGCTGCTCGGCGCGGGCTTCCCCGAGACCGTGCCGGGCACGACGGTGGACCGTCAGTGCGGCAGCAGCCAACAGGCCGTCAGCTTCGCCGCCCAGGGCGTGCTGGCCGGCGCCTACGACATCGTCATCGCCGCCGGCGTGGAATCCATGTCGCGGGTGCCGATGGGCACCTCGGTGCTGCCCGGCAGCGATCCGTTCGGCCGCGACATGGCCGCCCGCTACCCGGAAGGCCTTGTCCCCCAGGGCATCAGCGCCGAGTTGATCGCCGCCAGGTGGAAGCTGTCCCGCGCCCAGCTCGACGAGTTCTCCGCAGCCAGCCACGAGAAGGCGGCCGCGGCCACCAAGGCCGGGTTGTTCGACAACGAGCTGGCGCCCATCGCCGGTCTGAGCACCGACGAGATCATCCGGCCAGGAACCACCGTCGAGACGCTGGCCGGGCTGCGGCCGGCGTTCTACAACGAGGCGTATGCGGCCCGCTTCCCGCAGATCAACTGGGAGATCACACCGGGCAACTCGTCGCCGCTGTCGGACGGCAGCGCGGCGGTGATGATCACCAGCGGTGCGACGGCCACCCGGCTGGGCCTGCGGCCGCTGGCCCGCATCCACACCACCACCGTCGTCGGCTCGGATCCGCTGTACATGCTGACCGGTGTCATCCCGGCAACCGAAAAGGTCTTGGCCCGTGCCGGTTTGACGCTGGCCGATATCGACCTGTTCGAGGTGAACGAGGCGTTCGCGCCGGTGGTGCTGAGCTGGGCGGCCGACACGGGAGCCGACCTGACGAAGGTGAACGTCAACGGTGGCGCCATCGCCATCGGCCACCCGTTGGGTGCCAGCGGCGCCCGCATCATGACCACGCTGGTGAACGCGCTCGAACAACGCGGCGGCCGCTACGGCCTGCAGACGATGTGTGAGGGCGGCGGCATGGCCAACGCCACCATCATCGAACGGCTGTAG
- a CDS encoding winged helix-turn-helix transcriptional regulator, whose product MTVLQGALADRDAWSAVGHCPIEKAMGLIGTKSAMLIMREAFYGTTRFDDFARRVGITKAAASTRLSELVEAGLLTKRPYQEPGQRSRDEYVLTEAGADLMPVVWAMFEWGRKHVKDSPLRLTHLDCGAEVAVELHCAEGHRVPAEELGIRMKPRR is encoded by the coding sequence ATGACAGTTCTGCAAGGAGCGCTGGCGGACCGGGATGCCTGGTCGGCCGTGGGGCACTGCCCGATCGAGAAAGCCATGGGGCTGATCGGCACCAAATCGGCCATGCTCATCATGCGGGAGGCGTTCTACGGCACCACCCGGTTCGACGATTTCGCCCGCCGCGTCGGGATCACCAAGGCGGCCGCTTCCACGCGGCTGTCCGAACTGGTGGAGGCCGGCCTGCTGACCAAGCGGCCCTACCAGGAACCCGGGCAGCGCAGCCGCGACGAGTACGTGCTGACGGAGGCCGGTGCCGACCTGATGCCCGTGGTGTGGGCGATGTTCGAATGGGGCCGCAAACACGTCAAAGACAGCCCCCTGCGGCTCACCCATCTGGACTGCGGCGCGGAGGTGGCCGTCGAACTGCACTGCGCCGAGGGGCACCGGGTGCCGGCCGAGGAACTCGGCATCCGCATGAAGCCGCGGCGCTGA
- a CDS encoding transglutaminase family protein, which produces MGIKVALEHRTSYTFDRLVEVYPHVVRLRPAPHSRTPIEAYSLQVEPADHFINWQQDAFGNYLARLVFPNRASSLTITVGLIADLKVINPFDFFIEDWAETVPFAYPAALAEDLKPYLRPVEGSDELTAAWVKNFTVEPNCRTIDFLVALNRAVNADVGYSVRMEPGVQAPDFTLRTAIGSCRDSAWLLVAILRKLGYAARFVSGYLVQLTSDVEALDGPSGPAADFTDLHAWTEVYVPGAGWIGLDPTSGLFAGEGHIPLSATPHPESAAPITGATGPCETTLEFTNVVTRVHEDPRVTLPYTPAAWSAIVDLGEKVDARLAAGDVRLTVGGEPTFVSIDNQTDPEWTTEADGPHKRQRASALTARLKKVWAPHGLVQRSQGKWYPGEPLPRWQIGLFWRPDGEPVWSDPTLLADPWAESLPTPVPDGSDGRLLAAVAAGLGLPPTQVRPAYEDALGRLAAAVRRPAGDPVVAADDLADDDADRRGALLARLDEPVVEAAAYVLPLHRREDDSGWASADWKLRRGRIVLLEGDSPAGLRLPLNSISWQPPRRTFEADPLTSRGALRRGPAPQQAPVEQTEDAPTTALVAEIRAGFLHVFLPPTDTLDDFTDLVSRIEAAAAEIDTPVVIEGYGPPHDARLTSMTVTPDPGVIEVNVAPTGTFAEQLVQLETLYEQARLARLSTESFDVDGTHGGTGGGNHITLGGVTPADSPLLRRPDLLVSLLTYWQRHPSLSYLFAGRFVGTTSQAPRVDEGRSESLYELEIAFAEIARLNEIGASKPWVTDRALRHLLTDITGNTHRAEFCIDKLYSPDSPRGRLGLLELRGFEMPPHHQMAMVQSLLVRSLVAWFWDEPLRAPLIRHGENLHGRYLLPHFLIQDIADVAADLRAHGVDFDTSWLDPFTEFRFPRIGTAVFDGVELELRGGIEPWNVLGEESTAGGTARYVDSSVERVQVRLIGADRHRYVVTANDHPVPLLATDKADVQVGGVRYRAWQPPSALHPTITVDAPLRFELVDVLTGTSKGGCTYHVAHPGGRAYDTPPVNAVEAESRRGRRFEVAGFTPGRVDLSDIREKQARQSTDMGAPGILDLRRVRTVLR; this is translated from the coding sequence ATGGGAATCAAGGTGGCGCTGGAGCATCGCACCAGCTACACGTTCGACCGGCTGGTGGAGGTGTACCCGCACGTGGTGCGACTGCGCCCGGCACCGCATTCCCGCACCCCGATCGAGGCCTACTCGTTGCAGGTGGAGCCGGCCGACCATTTCATCAACTGGCAACAGGATGCCTTCGGAAACTACCTGGCGCGGTTGGTCTTTCCGAACCGGGCCAGCAGCCTGACCATCACGGTCGGCCTGATCGCCGATCTCAAGGTGATCAACCCCTTCGACTTCTTCATCGAGGACTGGGCCGAGACGGTTCCGTTCGCCTACCCGGCGGCGCTGGCCGAGGATCTCAAGCCCTACCTGCGGCCCGTCGAGGGATCCGACGAGCTGACCGCGGCGTGGGTGAAGAACTTCACCGTCGAGCCCAACTGCCGGACCATCGACTTCCTGGTGGCGCTCAACCGTGCGGTCAACGCCGACGTCGGCTACAGCGTGCGGATGGAACCCGGCGTGCAGGCACCGGATTTCACGTTGCGCACCGCGATCGGCTCGTGCCGGGATTCGGCGTGGCTGCTGGTCGCGATCCTGCGCAAGCTGGGCTACGCCGCGCGGTTCGTGTCCGGCTACCTGGTCCAGCTGACCTCCGACGTGGAAGCGCTCGACGGACCGTCCGGCCCGGCCGCCGACTTCACCGATCTGCACGCCTGGACCGAGGTCTACGTTCCCGGTGCCGGCTGGATCGGGTTGGACCCCACCTCCGGATTGTTCGCCGGCGAGGGACACATCCCGCTGTCGGCCACCCCGCACCCGGAGTCGGCCGCGCCGATCACCGGCGCCACCGGCCCGTGTGAGACCACCCTGGAATTCACCAATGTGGTGACCCGGGTGCACGAGGACCCGCGGGTCACGCTGCCCTACACGCCGGCCGCCTGGTCGGCCATCGTGGATCTGGGGGAGAAGGTCGACGCCCGGCTGGCGGCCGGCGATGTCCGGCTGACCGTCGGCGGAGAGCCGACCTTCGTGTCCATCGACAATCAGACCGACCCGGAGTGGACCACCGAGGCCGACGGTCCGCACAAACGGCAGCGCGCCTCCGCGCTGACCGCCCGGCTGAAGAAGGTGTGGGCCCCGCACGGCCTGGTGCAGCGTAGCCAAGGCAAGTGGTATCCCGGAGAACCGTTGCCGCGCTGGCAGATCGGATTGTTCTGGCGACCGGACGGCGAGCCGGTGTGGAGCGACCCGACACTGCTGGCCGACCCGTGGGCCGAAAGCCTGCCGACACCGGTTCCCGACGGATCCGACGGCCGGTTGCTCGCCGCCGTCGCGGCCGGACTGGGGTTGCCGCCGACCCAGGTGCGCCCCGCCTACGAGGACGCCCTGGGCCGGCTGGCTGCCGCGGTGCGCAGGCCGGCCGGGGATCCGGTGGTGGCCGCGGACGACCTGGCCGACGACGACGCGGACCGGCGCGGTGCCCTGCTGGCCCGGCTCGACGAGCCCGTCGTCGAGGCCGCCGCGTATGTGCTGCCCCTGCATCGCCGCGAGGACGATTCGGGTTGGGCCAGCGCGGACTGGAAACTGCGCCGCGGCAGGATCGTGCTGCTGGAGGGTGATTCGCCGGCCGGCCTGCGGCTGCCGCTCAACTCGATCAGCTGGCAGCCACCGCGCCGCACCTTCGAGGCGGACCCGCTGACGTCCCGCGGCGCGTTGCGGCGCGGTCCCGCACCGCAGCAGGCGCCCGTCGAGCAGACCGAGGACGCGCCCACCACGGCGCTGGTGGCCGAGATCCGCGCCGGCTTCCTCCACGTCTTCCTGCCGCCCACCGACACCCTGGACGATTTCACCGACCTGGTGTCGCGCATCGAGGCCGCCGCCGCGGAGATCGACACGCCGGTGGTGATCGAGGGGTACGGGCCGCCGCACGACGCCCGGCTGACGTCCATGACCGTGACGCCCGACCCCGGCGTCATCGAGGTCAACGTCGCACCGACGGGCACCTTCGCCGAGCAGCTGGTGCAGCTGGAGACGCTGTACGAACAGGCCCGGCTGGCCCGGCTGTCCACCGAGTCGTTCGACGTGGACGGCACCCACGGCGGCACCGGCGGCGGCAACCACATCACCCTCGGTGGGGTCACCCCGGCCGATTCACCACTGCTGCGCCGGCCCGACCTGCTGGTGTCGCTGCTGACCTACTGGCAGCGTCACCCGTCGCTGTCCTATCTGTTCGCCGGCCGGTTCGTCGGCACCACCTCGCAGGCCCCGCGGGTCGACGAGGGCCGCTCGGAGTCGTTGTACGAGTTGGAGATCGCCTTCGCCGAGATCGCGCGGCTCAACGAGATCGGCGCGTCGAAACCCTGGGTGACGGACCGGGCCCTGCGGCACCTGCTCACCGACATCACCGGCAACACCCACCGCGCCGAGTTCTGCATCGACAAGCTCTACAGCCCCGACAGCCCGCGGGGCCGGCTCGGCCTGCTGGAACTGCGCGGCTTCGAGATGCCGCCGCACCACCAGATGGCGATGGTGCAATCGCTGCTGGTGCGATCGCTGGTGGCATGGTTCTGGGACGAGCCCCTGCGCGCCCCGCTGATCCGGCACGGCGAGAACCTGCACGGCCGATACCTGTTGCCGCACTTCCTGATCCAGGACATCGCCGACGTCGCCGCCGACCTGCGGGCGCACGGCGTCGACTTCGACACCAGCTGGCTGGACCCGTTCACCGAGTTCCGCTTCCCGCGGATCGGTACCGCGGTGTTCGACGGGGTCGAGCTCGAACTGCGCGGGGGCATCGAACCGTGGAATGTGCTCGGTGAGGAATCCACCGCGGGCGGCACCGCGCGCTACGTCGACTCGTCGGTGGAACGGGTGCAGGTGCGCCTGATCGGGGCCGACCGGCACCGCTACGTCGTCACCGCCAACGACCACCCGGTCCCGTTGCTGGCCACCGACAAGGCCGACGTCCAGGTCGGCGGGGTGCGGTACCGGGCGTGGCAGCCGCCCAGCGCGCTGCACCCGACCATCACCGTCGACGCCCCGCTGCGGTTCGAGCTCGTCGACGTCCTGACCGGCACGTCCAAGGGCGGCTGCACCTACCACGTCGCGCACCCGGGCGGGCGGGCGTATGACACCCCGCCGGTCAACGCCGTCGAGGCCGAATCCCGCCGCGGGCGCCGGTTCGAAGTGGCCGGGTTCACACCGGGCCGGGTGGACCTGTCCGATATCCGGGAGAAGCAGGCCCGTCAGTCCACCGATATGGGCGCGCCGGGCATCCTCGATTTGCGCCGGGTGCGTACCGTTCTGCGGTAA